One Saccharopolyspora erythraea NRRL 2338 genomic region harbors:
- the npdG gene encoding NADPH-dependent F420 reductase, whose protein sequence is MTGVREMTIGVLGGTGAQGKGLAIRWARAGLKVVIGSRNSERAQQAAAEIAETAGGDVTGQDNAGAAAVSDIVLLALPWDGHAETLTALRGELAGKIVVDCVNPLGFDKQGPYALEVPEGSAAQQAEQLLPDSRVTAAFHHVSAVTLADLDVTEVDLDVLVLGDDREATDVVRELAGLIPGVRGVYGGRLRNAHQVEALTANLIAVNRRYKAHAGLRITDI, encoded by the coding sequence GTGACCGGCGTGCGGGAGATGACCATCGGCGTGCTCGGTGGAACCGGGGCGCAGGGCAAGGGGCTGGCGATCCGATGGGCCAGGGCGGGCCTGAAGGTCGTGATCGGCTCGCGGAACTCCGAAAGGGCGCAGCAGGCGGCGGCCGAGATCGCGGAGACCGCGGGTGGTGACGTGACCGGTCAGGACAACGCCGGTGCGGCGGCGGTGTCCGACATCGTGCTGCTGGCGCTGCCCTGGGACGGCCATGCCGAGACGCTGACCGCGTTGCGCGGTGAGCTGGCGGGCAAGATCGTCGTCGACTGCGTGAACCCGCTCGGGTTCGACAAGCAGGGGCCCTACGCCCTGGAGGTGCCGGAGGGCAGCGCGGCGCAACAGGCCGAGCAGTTGCTGCCGGACTCGCGGGTCACCGCGGCGTTCCACCACGTCTCGGCGGTGACGCTGGCCGACCTCGATGTCACCGAGGTCGACCTGGACGTGCTGGTGCTCGGCGACGACCGGGAGGCCACCGACGTGGTCCGGGAGCTGGCGGGGCTGATTCCCGGAGTTCGCGGCGTCTACGGTGGACGGTTGCGCAACGCCCACCAGGTCGAGGCGTTGACGGCGAACCTGATCGCCGTCAACCGCCGCTACAAGGCCCACGCCGGTCTGCGCATCACCGACATCTGA
- a CDS encoding hemerythrin domain-containing protein produces MPDNDNSESNSAAQARTRRDPWGDDPLRTAERPHLPKPQGSPPARQIGGSGSRLVLIHDHLRQEMRQLREAVARVADGTSDAATARSAISNLTMQRNYRNLGSFCGSYCRILTLHHTIEDRALFPEIAMADQSVEPVIKRLDWEHEVIAEVCTALDTTLMALINGEGSIADVQEIVETLDQVLSSHLDYEEDELVGPISRLNITV; encoded by the coding sequence ATGCCCGACAACGACAACTCGGAGTCCAACAGCGCCGCGCAGGCCCGGACCCGCAGGGACCCCTGGGGCGACGACCCGCTGCGGACCGCCGAGCGCCCCCACCTGCCCAAGCCGCAGGGATCCCCGCCCGCGCGCCAGATCGGCGGCAGCGGCAGCCGCCTGGTGCTCATCCACGACCACCTCCGCCAGGAGATGAGGCAGCTGCGCGAGGCGGTCGCCCGGGTCGCCGACGGCACCAGCGACGCGGCCACCGCGCGCTCGGCGATCAGCAACCTGACCATGCAGCGCAACTACCGGAACCTCGGAAGCTTCTGCGGCTCGTACTGCCGCATCCTCACGCTGCACCACACCATCGAGGACAGGGCGCTGTTCCCGGAGATCGCGATGGCCGACCAGTCCGTGGAGCCGGTCATCAAGCGGCTCGACTGGGAGCACGAGGTCATCGCCGAGGTCTGCACCGCGCTCGACACGACGCTGATGGCGCTGATCAACGGCGAAGGCTCCATCGCCGACGTGCAGGAGATCGTGGAGACGCTCGACCAGGTGCTGAGCTCGCACCTGGACTACGAGGAGGACGAGCTGGTGGGACCGATCAGCCGCCTCAACATCACGGTGTGA
- a CDS encoding LLM class flavin-dependent oxidoreductase, whose translation MADLRFGVAVAPVAAELDTVVGLARSADEAGLDLFGVQDHPYVADFVDTMSLIGHLLAATRHLRVFPDVANLPLRTPALLAKQAASLDLLSDGRFELGLGAGASQPAVGAMGSPVRTPGQAFRALEEGIAVIRAMWDAGHAVRADGEHYRLAGIQAGPAPAHQVGIWLGSVGPRMLELTGRLADGWAAPIAPYLPYEHWPAAMAAIDAGAREAGREPSEVVRVAHLVGTVTEAPTGQATTHAGLRGSAPIQAGAGQWADLIRSLAEDVGFDTFVFCPAEATPGQLDRWAREVVPAVRGSRNS comes from the coding sequence ATGGCCGATCTGCGTTTCGGCGTGGCGGTGGCACCGGTGGCCGCGGAACTGGACACCGTGGTCGGCCTCGCCAGATCGGCCGACGAGGCCGGGCTGGACCTGTTCGGGGTGCAGGACCACCCCTACGTCGCCGACTTCGTCGACACCATGAGCCTGATCGGCCACCTGCTGGCCGCCACCCGGCACCTGCGGGTCTTCCCGGACGTGGCGAACCTGCCGCTGCGGACCCCCGCGCTGCTGGCCAAGCAGGCCGCCTCGCTGGACCTGCTGAGCGACGGGCGCTTCGAGCTCGGACTCGGGGCGGGCGCCAGCCAGCCGGCCGTCGGCGCCATGGGCAGTCCGGTGCGCACGCCCGGTCAGGCGTTTCGCGCGCTGGAGGAGGGCATCGCCGTCATCCGCGCGATGTGGGACGCAGGCCACGCCGTCCGCGCCGACGGCGAGCACTACCGGCTCGCCGGCATCCAGGCCGGGCCGGCGCCGGCGCACCAGGTCGGCATCTGGCTCGGATCGGTCGGCCCCCGCATGCTCGAGCTGACCGGACGCCTCGCCGACGGGTGGGCCGCGCCCATCGCGCCGTACCTGCCCTACGAGCACTGGCCCGCCGCGATGGCGGCCATCGACGCCGGTGCCCGCGAAGCCGGTCGCGAGCCGTCCGAGGTCGTGCGCGTGGCCCACCTGGTCGGCACGGTCACCGAGGCGCCCACCGGCCAGGCCACCACGCACGCCGGGCTGCGCGGCTCCGCGCCGATCCAGGCCGGCGCCGGGCAGTGGGCTGACCTCATCCGCAGCCTCGCCGAGGACGTCGGCTTCGACACCTTCGTCTTCTGCCCCGCCGAAGCCACTCCCGGCCAGCTCGACCGGTGGGCGCGCGAGGTCGTGCCTGCGGTCCGCGGCAGCCGGAACTCGTGA
- a CDS encoding MFS transporter has translation MGNALEWYDWGIYAIFVPYIATRFFDNSDQLSALLSALAVFAVGFLARPFGGWLFGLISDRWGRRNAMTLSVAGAAGGTVLIGLSPAYDAIGAGASVVLLLARLVQGVAHGGELPSAQTYISEVAPDRHRGLWSSLIYFSGTIGLITGTALGAVLTTALTDQQMSAWGWRIPFLLGGVVGLYALVMRRRMEESAAFRRLTAQTSTADREPMGRAILRSRRQALQVIGMTIGLTVAFYAWGTAATQFAISSRGVPPSGALWAGVAAQVVFIAALPLWGALSDRIGRKPVALISIVGLAVAGFPLNALLDNSPWRLFVAMSLAMVLMAASASIMPAMFAELFPTRIRTVGVAVPYSSAVALFGGTAPYLQAWLETFSGPWFTGYVSLLLVVSAVTLVSMPETRGTPLR, from the coding sequence GTGGGCAATGCCCTGGAGTGGTACGACTGGGGGATCTACGCGATCTTCGTCCCCTACATCGCCACCCGGTTCTTCGACAACTCCGACCAGCTCTCGGCACTGCTGTCCGCACTGGCCGTTTTCGCGGTCGGATTCCTGGCCAGGCCCTTCGGCGGCTGGCTGTTCGGCCTCATCTCCGACCGGTGGGGACGCCGCAACGCGATGACCCTGTCGGTCGCCGGCGCGGCGGGCGGCACCGTCCTGATCGGCCTCTCTCCCGCCTACGACGCGATCGGAGCGGGCGCGTCGGTGGTCCTGCTGCTCGCGCGCCTGGTGCAGGGCGTGGCACACGGCGGCGAGCTGCCGTCGGCCCAGACCTACATCTCCGAGGTCGCCCCGGACCGGCACCGCGGCCTGTGGTCCAGCCTCATCTACTTCTCCGGCACCATCGGCCTGATCACGGGCACCGCGCTCGGCGCCGTGCTGACCACCGCGCTCACCGACCAGCAGATGAGCGCCTGGGGCTGGCGGATCCCGTTCCTGCTCGGCGGCGTGGTCGGGCTCTACGCGCTGGTCATGCGGCGCCGGATGGAGGAGAGCGCGGCCTTCCGGCGGCTGACCGCGCAGACCTCCACCGCGGACCGCGAGCCGATGGGCCGCGCGATCCTGCGGTCCCGCAGGCAGGCGCTGCAGGTGATCGGCATGACCATCGGCCTCACCGTCGCCTTCTACGCCTGGGGGACCGCCGCGACGCAGTTCGCGATCAGCTCCCGCGGCGTCCCTCCCAGCGGCGCGTTGTGGGCCGGGGTGGCCGCACAGGTGGTGTTCATCGCCGCGCTACCGCTGTGGGGTGCGCTGTCGGACCGCATCGGGCGCAAGCCGGTGGCGCTGATCAGCATCGTCGGGCTGGCGGTCGCGGGCTTCCCGCTCAACGCCCTGCTCGACAACAGCCCGTGGCGGCTGTTCGTCGCGATGTCGCTGGCGATGGTGCTGATGGCGGCCAGCGCGTCCATCATGCCCGCGATGTTCGCCGAGCTCTTCCCCACCCGCATCCGCACCGTCGGCGTCGCCGTGCCCTACTCCTCGGCGGTGGCGCTGTTCGGCGGCACGGCCCCGTACCTGCAGGCGTGGCTGGAAACCTTCTCCGGGCCGTGGTTCACCGGCTACGTCTCCCTGCTGCTGGTCGTGTCGGCCGTGACCCTGGTGTCGATGCCCGAGACCAGGGGAACGCCGCTTCGCTGA
- a CDS encoding type II 3-dehydroquinate dehydratase, producing the protein MPELLLLNGPNLGILGRREPDVYGTQTLEEIAGAVAREVAEHGWEVRSVQRDCEGELIRAIQDSYDTVGAIVNPGALMIAGWSLRDALANYPRPWIEVHLSNVWARESFRHESVIAPLASGLIAGLGGFGYQLAARALAEVVHNRS; encoded by the coding sequence ATGCCTGAATTGCTCTTGCTCAACGGCCCGAACCTGGGGATTCTCGGACGCCGCGAGCCCGATGTCTACGGCACGCAGACGCTGGAGGAGATCGCCGGCGCGGTCGCCCGCGAAGTCGCCGAACACGGGTGGGAGGTCCGGTCGGTGCAGCGCGACTGCGAAGGCGAGCTGATCCGGGCGATCCAGGACTCATACGACACCGTGGGCGCGATCGTCAATCCGGGCGCGCTGATGATCGCAGGATGGTCTCTGCGCGACGCCCTGGCCAACTATCCGCGGCCGTGGATCGAAGTGCACCTGTCCAACGTGTGGGCACGCGAGAGCTTCCGGCACGAGTCGGTTATCGCACCACTGGCCAGCGGACTGATCGCGGGACTGGGCGGGTTCGGCTACCAACTCGCCGCGCGCGCACTGGCCGAAGTGGTGCACAACCGGAGTTGA
- a CDS encoding helix-turn-helix transcriptional regulator → MSRARCRVRKSRASPPAWPLPEKPELVQGERVILAEREEQNRVLDSLERECAGSAGRVALVDGPMACGKSEFLRNVVERAQRAGFLALTAHCSRTERTLPGGVLSQLVRGIDNRYTRLLDAGLLDSAIALVEHDEIASELLRVFRELCSAVLDRARETPLLLAVDDAHHMDQGSATWLLQLLRRSQSSRVLVVLTADTRLPAVPWPLHSELLRQPHFRRIELAPLSAAGVGEVVAERAGDLAAQRLTADFTAASGGNPLLLHAMIDDHLAGRTAQHHDLALLSCLQRGGPFMSDVARAVAVLGPDATTETVAALAESDVDRVGHVLRALTAGGVLHDGAFRSPQAVAAVLATAENRALMHHRAARLLHEGGAPVSAVARHLVQAEDASESWARNVLREAAEVALLEGKPRFAIQCLELAHGSCGQESERAAIRARLAEAEWRTSPGSVLPHLTPLAAAADAGRLDGSDRAALVRRLLWHGRVDQARQVLDNLRRARRQKPDDLAVESRDIELWLGYAHPPLAAGAQRPVRSSRSVGFAMSSGDPWLHTTANLADVLVRGQSAKAVEQAERVLRDVHRTRGTMWCEEAAMLALVVLVHAGRVSLACDWCRKLAAATSDHQTPALQAIIASVRSELLLRGGEFKASVEQARAALRHLTPQAWGVAVGLPLSTLVLAHTRLGEHDEAARHLVHQVDDAMFHSRYGLHYLYARGHHHLATAHPYAALADFTACRDLTNDWGLARAGLVPWRTGAAEAWLQLGNTDEARRLAYDELAQPGPEQARSRGAALRLLAATNPPRRRPQLLNEALELLEKCGDRYEQARVLTDLSEAHHELNDNRRARPIFRRAWHLAGLCGAASLQERLLAVSGDTTRGHQVAGEGRISSLTDSERRVASLAVMGYTNREIAEKLYVTASTVEQHLTRVFRKLQVKRRAELPVELWSATARSA, encoded by the coding sequence ATGAGTCGTGCGCGGTGCCGCGTGCGCAAATCGCGCGCATCTCCTCCGGCATGGCCGCTACCGGAGAAACCGGAGCTCGTACAGGGGGAACGGGTGATTCTTGCGGAGCGCGAGGAGCAGAATCGTGTGCTCGACTCGTTGGAACGGGAATGCGCCGGCTCGGCGGGGCGGGTTGCTCTCGTGGACGGGCCGATGGCGTGCGGGAAGAGCGAGTTCCTGCGCAACGTCGTCGAACGGGCGCAGCGCGCGGGCTTCCTCGCGCTGACCGCGCACTGCTCGCGGACCGAGCGGACGCTGCCCGGTGGAGTGCTCAGCCAGCTCGTGCGCGGCATCGACAACCGCTACACCAGGTTGCTGGACGCCGGTCTGCTCGACTCGGCCATCGCGCTGGTCGAACACGACGAGATCGCCTCCGAGCTGCTGCGAGTGTTCCGCGAGCTGTGCTCGGCAGTGCTCGACCGGGCGCGGGAGACGCCGTTGCTGCTGGCCGTCGACGACGCCCACCACATGGACCAGGGATCGGCGACCTGGTTGCTGCAACTGCTGCGCCGTTCGCAGTCGTCCAGGGTGCTCGTGGTGCTCACCGCCGACACCAGGCTGCCCGCCGTGCCCTGGCCGCTGCACTCCGAACTGCTGCGGCAGCCGCACTTCCGGCGGATCGAGCTCGCTCCGCTGTCGGCGGCGGGTGTCGGCGAGGTGGTCGCCGAGCGGGCAGGCGACCTCGCCGCGCAACGGCTGACCGCCGATTTCACCGCGGCCAGCGGCGGAAACCCGCTGCTGCTGCACGCGATGATCGACGACCACCTGGCGGGACGGACCGCGCAGCACCACGACCTGGCGCTGCTGAGCTGCCTGCAACGGGGTGGGCCGTTCATGTCCGACGTCGCGCGCGCGGTCGCGGTGCTGGGCCCGGACGCCACGACCGAGACGGTCGCCGCGCTGGCGGAGTCCGATGTGGACCGAGTCGGCCACGTGCTGCGGGCGCTGACCGCGGGAGGTGTGCTGCACGACGGGGCGTTCCGCAGCCCGCAGGCGGTCGCGGCCGTCCTGGCCACCGCGGAGAACCGGGCACTGATGCACCACCGCGCCGCGCGGCTGCTGCACGAGGGCGGAGCGCCGGTGTCCGCGGTGGCCCGCCACCTCGTCCAGGCCGAGGACGCCTCCGAGAGCTGGGCGCGCAACGTGCTGCGCGAAGCGGCGGAAGTCGCGCTGCTGGAAGGGAAACCGCGCTTCGCCATCCAGTGCCTGGAACTCGCGCACGGATCGTGCGGGCAGGAGAGCGAGCGGGCCGCGATCCGAGCGCGGCTGGCCGAGGCCGAGTGGCGCACGAGTCCCGGCTCGGTGCTGCCGCACCTCACCCCGCTGGCCGCGGCGGCCGACGCGGGAAGGCTGGACGGCTCGGACCGGGCCGCGCTGGTCCGGCGGCTGCTCTGGCACGGACGAGTCGACCAGGCGCGGCAGGTGCTGGACAACCTGCGCCGGGCGCGGCGGCAGAAGCCCGACGACCTCGCCGTCGAGTCGCGCGACATCGAACTCTGGCTGGGCTACGCGCATCCGCCGCTGGCCGCCGGGGCGCAGCGCCCCGTCCGCTCGTCGCGGTCCGTGGGCTTCGCGATGTCGTCGGGCGATCCGTGGCTGCACACGACCGCGAACCTGGCCGACGTCCTGGTGCGCGGCCAGAGCGCGAAGGCCGTCGAGCAGGCCGAGCGGGTGCTGCGCGACGTGCACCGGACCCGCGGCACGATGTGGTGCGAGGAAGCCGCGATGCTCGCGCTGGTGGTGCTCGTGCACGCGGGCAGGGTCTCGCTGGCCTGCGACTGGTGCCGGAAGCTGGCCGCGGCGACCTCGGACCACCAGACCCCGGCTTTGCAGGCGATCATCGCCTCGGTCCGCTCCGAGCTCCTGCTGCGCGGCGGGGAGTTCAAGGCTTCGGTCGAGCAGGCGCGCGCGGCGCTGCGGCACCTGACGCCGCAGGCGTGGGGCGTGGCCGTCGGGCTGCCGTTGAGCACGCTCGTCCTGGCCCACACCCGGCTGGGTGAGCACGACGAGGCGGCGCGCCACCTGGTCCACCAGGTCGACGACGCGATGTTCCACAGCCGCTACGGCCTGCACTACCTGTACGCGCGCGGCCACCACCACCTCGCCACCGCGCACCCGTACGCGGCGCTGGCCGACTTCACGGCCTGCCGCGACCTGACCAACGACTGGGGGCTGGCCCGGGCGGGTCTGGTGCCGTGGCGCACCGGCGCCGCCGAGGCGTGGCTGCAGCTCGGCAACACCGACGAGGCGCGGCGGCTGGCCTACGACGAGCTCGCCCAGCCGGGGCCGGAACAGGCCCGCAGCCGGGGAGCCGCGTTGCGCCTGCTGGCCGCGACCAACCCGCCGCGGCGGCGGCCGCAGCTGCTCAACGAGGCGCTGGAGCTGCTGGAGAAGTGCGGTGACCGCTACGAGCAGGCGCGCGTGCTGACCGACCTGAGCGAGGCCCACCACGAGCTCAACGACAACCGGCGGGCCCGGCCGATCTTCCGCCGCGCGTGGCACCTGGCCGGCTTGTGCGGCGCGGCTTCGTTGCAGGAGCGGCTGCTGGCGGTCAGCGGGGACACCACGCGCGGACACCAGGTCGCGGGCGAGGGCAGGATCTCGTCGCTGACCGACTCGGAGCGCAGGGTCGCTTCGTTGGCCGTCATGGGCTACACCAACCGCGAGATCGCCGAGAAGCTCTACGTCACGGCGAGCACCGTCGAACAGCACCTCACCCGCGTTTTCCGGAAGCTGCAGGTGAAACGCCGAGCCGAGCTGCCGGTCGAGCTCTGGTCGGCCACCGCGCGCTCTGCGTGA
- a CDS encoding shikimate dehydrogenase family protein: MPGITGTTRLFAVLGDPVDQVRAPELLNPLFDRLGRDAVLFPVHATPQHLAGIVRGLCRVGNLDGLLVTVPHKIEICRFADELSHAARISGCANALRREPGGRWLADNFDGAGFVRGLRGRGHDVTGRRVALVGAGGAGAAIAAALLDAGVGHLTIGDLDRARLDHVHTRLDRLWPGRVTCETAPRLDGVQFAVNATPLGLRPEDPLPFEPSALAPDCVVADIIMKPRETRLLRTAAELGHPVHHGNHMLDEQLELYRGFFHLDDAPLTR; this comes from the coding sequence ATGCCCGGCATCACCGGTACGACCCGGCTGTTCGCCGTTCTCGGCGACCCCGTGGACCAGGTGCGGGCACCCGAGCTGCTCAACCCGCTGTTCGACCGGCTGGGCCGGGACGCCGTGCTGTTCCCCGTGCACGCGACCCCGCAGCACCTGGCCGGGATCGTCCGCGGGCTGTGCCGCGTCGGCAACCTCGACGGCCTGCTCGTCACCGTGCCGCACAAGATCGAGATCTGCCGGTTCGCCGACGAGCTGAGCCACGCCGCCCGGATCTCCGGTTGCGCCAACGCACTCCGGCGCGAGCCGGGCGGCCGGTGGCTCGCCGACAACTTCGACGGCGCCGGGTTCGTCCGGGGCCTGCGCGGCAGGGGCCACGACGTGACCGGGAGGCGGGTCGCCCTGGTCGGCGCGGGCGGGGCGGGCGCGGCCATCGCGGCGGCACTGCTCGACGCCGGCGTCGGGCACCTCACGATCGGCGACCTGGACCGCGCACGGCTCGACCACGTCCACACCCGGTTGGACCGGCTCTGGCCCGGTAGGGTGACGTGCGAAACGGCGCCCCGTCTCGACGGCGTCCAGTTCGCGGTCAACGCCACCCCGCTCGGGCTGCGGCCCGAAGACCCGCTGCCCTTCGAACCGTCGGCGCTCGCACCGGACTGCGTCGTGGCCGACATCATCATGAAACCGCGCGAAACCCGGTTGTTGCGCACCGCCGCCGAGCTCGGACACCCCGTCCACCACGGGAACCACATGCTGGACGAGCAACTCGAGCTGTACCGCGGGTTCTTCCACCTCGACGACGCGCCCCTCACCCGGTAG
- a CDS encoding 3-dehydroquinate synthase family protein, giving the protein MTTAQSRRIDVALGERSYQVHVGAGVRHELPEVIAGIGARRVALVTARPPEWTPETGVETLVVQARDGERDKTLSWVEEMCRRFAEFGLTRSDAVVSCGGGTTTDAVGLAAALYHRGVPVVHLPTSLLAQVDASVGGKTAVNLPQGKNLVGAYWQPRAVLCDVEHLQTLPPREWTNGYGEIARCHFIGAGDLRGLPLVEQIASSIALKSSIVAADERDSGMRHVLNYGHTLGHALERATDFHLRHGEGVAIGTVFAGRLAGALGRIGAHRVDEHLEVVAGYDLPTRLPEQVRTGELIELMRLDKKRTDGNGLTFVLDGPDGAELVEDVPLPVVAETIDAMRRMP; this is encoded by the coding sequence GTGACGACCGCGCAGTCCCGCAGGATCGACGTCGCGCTGGGCGAGCGCTCCTACCAGGTGCACGTCGGCGCGGGCGTCCGGCACGAGCTGCCCGAGGTCATCGCCGGGATCGGTGCGCGCAGGGTCGCCCTGGTCACCGCCCGGCCCCCGGAATGGACACCCGAGACCGGGGTGGAAACCCTGGTCGTCCAGGCCCGCGACGGTGAACGGGACAAGACGCTGTCCTGGGTCGAGGAGATGTGCCGCAGGTTCGCCGAGTTCGGGCTGACCCGCTCGGACGCGGTCGTCTCCTGCGGCGGTGGCACCACCACCGACGCCGTGGGACTGGCCGCGGCGCTCTACCACCGGGGCGTGCCCGTGGTGCACCTGCCCACCTCGCTGCTGGCCCAGGTCGACGCCAGCGTCGGCGGCAAGACCGCCGTGAACCTGCCGCAGGGCAAGAACCTCGTGGGCGCGTACTGGCAGCCCAGGGCCGTGCTCTGCGACGTCGAGCACCTCCAGACCCTGCCGCCGCGGGAATGGACCAACGGCTACGGCGAGATCGCCCGCTGCCACTTCATCGGCGCGGGCGATCTGCGCGGACTGCCGCTGGTCGAGCAGATCGCGTCGAGCATCGCGTTGAAGTCCTCGATCGTGGCCGCCGACGAACGCGACAGCGGCATGCGCCACGTGCTCAACTACGGCCACACCCTCGGCCACGCGCTCGAGCGGGCAACCGACTTCCACCTGCGGCACGGGGAAGGCGTGGCGATCGGCACGGTGTTCGCCGGGCGGCTGGCGGGCGCGCTGGGCAGGATCGGCGCGCATCGGGTCGACGAGCACCTGGAGGTGGTCGCCGGCTACGACCTGCCGACCCGGCTGCCGGAGCAGGTCCGCACCGGCGAGCTGATCGAGCTCATGCGGCTGGACAAGAAGCGCACCGACGGCAACGGGCTCACCTTCGTGCTTGACGGCCCGGACGGGGCCGAGCTGGTGGAGGACGTGCCGTTGCCGGTCGTCGCCGAAACCATCGACGCGATGCGGAGGATGCCCTGA
- a CDS encoding ROK family protein: MNYLGIDIGGTKVALRAEGRDLAPHETSFRWPVPAQVSADLAALESNVAALRHRWAEPFDAVGVALPATLDAAGRVLTWPGRPVWQGAELVSRLHELFPGSAVRCADDGDLAALAEADRAGCRDVVYIGVGTGIGGGIVVDGESVPGPARGSCEIGHVVVDPSGDECDCGRRGCVQAAASGPAVLRRAGELRGSPVTFEELRAAWADGQPWARTALDAGAAALATAVTGLCELVHPDLVLIGGGFAAALPDFVPAVAERTRLLARPGSPAPPVEAAALGGLSSLHGALLLAGREESM; this comes from the coding sequence ATCAACTACCTGGGAATCGACATCGGCGGCACCAAAGTGGCCTTGCGCGCCGAGGGCCGAGACCTCGCCCCGCACGAAACGTCCTTCCGCTGGCCCGTTCCGGCGCAGGTCTCCGCCGACCTCGCCGCGCTGGAGTCGAACGTCGCCGCGTTGCGCCACCGGTGGGCGGAACCGTTCGACGCCGTCGGCGTGGCGCTGCCCGCGACGCTGGACGCGGCGGGACGGGTGCTGACCTGGCCGGGACGGCCGGTGTGGCAAGGCGCGGAACTGGTTTCCCGGCTGCACGAGCTGTTCCCCGGTTCGGCCGTGCGGTGCGCCGACGACGGCGACCTCGCCGCACTGGCCGAGGCCGACCGGGCGGGCTGTCGCGACGTGGTCTACATCGGTGTCGGAACCGGCATCGGCGGCGGAATCGTGGTCGACGGCGAGTCGGTACCGGGTCCTGCCCGCGGTTCGTGCGAGATCGGCCACGTGGTCGTCGACCCCTCCGGGGACGAGTGCGACTGCGGGCGGCGCGGCTGCGTCCAGGCCGCGGCTTCCGGCCCGGCCGTCCTGCGCCGGGCGGGCGAGCTGAGGGGCTCCCCGGTCACCTTCGAGGAGTTGCGCGCGGCTTGGGCGGACGGGCAGCCGTGGGCCCGGACCGCGCTGGACGCCGGCGCCGCGGCGCTCGCCACGGCCGTGACCGGCCTGTGCGAGCTGGTCCACCCGGACCTGGTGCTCATCGGCGGCGGATTCGCCGCCGCCCTGCCGGACTTCGTGCCCGCCGTCGCCGAGCGCACGCGGCTGCTGGCGCGGCCGGGCTCGCCGGCGCCGCCCGTCGAAGCGGCCGCCCTCGGCGGGCTCTCTTCCCTGCACGGTGCCCTGTTGCTGGCCGGACGAGAGGAATCGATGTGA
- a CDS encoding DegT/DnrJ/EryC1/StrS family aminotransferase, producing the protein MNASRRTAPVFPEWPRYGDEERAGLIRALEQGQWWRMGGSEVDSFEREFAAYHGAEHALAVTNGTHALELGLQVLGVGPGDEVIVPAFTFISSSQAAQRLGAVAVPVDVDLETYCIDVAAAEAAITPRTRAIMPVHMAGHFSDMDALGKLSADRGIPLLQDAAHAHGSRWRGSRVGETGSISAFSFQNGKLMTAGEGGLVLFPDQASRDEAFLRHSCGRPPTDRKYFHQTSGSNFRMNEFSASVLRGQLSRLDEQIDTREQRAPVLRRLLAEIPGVVPQGRDERADRVPHYMAMFRVPGIGEQRRNELVDELVARGLPAFVVFRAVYRTDGFWETGAPEEGVEALAERCPNSEAIASEGIWLHHRTLLGTEQQMHEVAEIVADALGEK; encoded by the coding sequence ATGAACGCTTCTCGACGCACTGCTCCGGTATTCCCGGAATGGCCTCGGTACGGCGACGAGGAACGGGCCGGTCTGATCCGCGCGCTGGAACAGGGCCAGTGGTGGCGCATGGGCGGCAGCGAGGTCGACTCGTTCGAGCGGGAGTTCGCCGCCTACCACGGGGCCGAGCACGCGCTCGCGGTCACCAACGGCACGCACGCGCTGGAGCTCGGTCTGCAGGTGCTCGGCGTCGGCCCGGGTGACGAGGTGATCGTGCCGGCGTTCACCTTCATCTCCTCGTCGCAGGCCGCGCAGCGGCTCGGCGCGGTGGCGGTCCCGGTCGACGTCGACCTGGAGACCTACTGCATCGACGTCGCCGCCGCCGAAGCGGCGATCACCCCGCGGACCCGCGCCATCATGCCCGTGCACATGGCCGGTCACTTCAGCGACATGGACGCCCTCGGCAAGCTCTCCGCCGACCGCGGGATCCCGCTGCTGCAGGACGCCGCGCACGCCCACGGGTCGCGGTGGCGCGGCAGCAGGGTGGGCGAGACCGGCTCCATCTCCGCCTTCAGCTTCCAGAACGGCAAGCTGATGACCGCGGGCGAGGGCGGGCTGGTGCTCTTCCCCGACCAGGCCTCCCGCGACGAGGCGTTCCTGCGGCACAGCTGCGGGCGTCCGCCGACCGACCGCAAGTACTTCCACCAGACCTCGGGCTCGAACTTCCGGATGAACGAGTTCTCCGCGAGCGTCCTGCGCGGGCAGCTCAGCCGTCTGGACGAGCAGATCGACACCCGCGAGCAGCGGGCGCCGGTGCTGCGGCGGCTGCTCGCCGAGATCCCCGGCGTGGTCCCGCAGGGACGCGACGAGCGCGCCGACCGCGTCCCGCACTACATGGCGATGTTCCGCGTGCCCGGCATCGGTGAGCAGCGCCGCAACGAGCTGGTCGACGAGCTGGTGGCCAGGGGCCTGCCCGCCTTCGTCGTCTTCCGCGCGGTCTACCGGACCGACGGGTTCTGGGAGACCGGTGCTCCGGAGGAGGGCGTGGAGGCCCTCGCCGAGCGCTGCCCGAACTCCGAGGCCATCGCCTCGGAGGGGATCTGGCTGCACCACCGCACCCTGCTGGGCACCGAGCAGCAGATGCACGAGGTCGCCGAGATCGTCGCCGACGCGCTGGGGGAGAAGTGA